In the Littorina saxatilis isolate snail1 unplaced genomic scaffold, US_GU_Lsax_2.0 scaffold_2182, whole genome shotgun sequence genome, one interval contains:
- the LOC138955151 gene encoding zinc finger protein 70-like → MADLSVLTLDSFLDCSEEVVPGTVEEAVSVPAETDQTDQEPGEPKHTSTPHKAHLCGGCGRQYKTASNLHKHAKMAHGSGDGPTFECEQCGKGYMERVYFEAHSNRHKKIAPHTCPTPTCGKAFKNMVC, encoded by the coding sequence ATGGCTGATTTATCAGTACTTACTTTAGACAGCTTCCTCGACTGTTCCGAGGAAGTTGTGCCAGGAACGGTCGAGGAAGCTGTCAGTGTGCCGGCGGAGACTGACCAGACTGACCAGGAGCCGGGAGAACCGAAACATACATCCACCCCACACAAGGCGCATTTGTGTGGGGGCTGTGGGCGTCAGTACAAAACTGCCAGCAACCTCCACAAGCACGCCAAGATGGCACATGGGTCTGGGGATGGGCCAACGTTTGAATGTGAACAGTGTGGAAAAGGCTACATGGAACGTGTGTACTTCGAGGCGCACTCCAACAGGCACAAGAAAATTGCACCCCATACATGCCCAACACCAACATGTGGCAAAGCATTCAAGAACATGGTGTGCTGA